The sequence ACTGGACCTGCCCAACCTTGAACAACGGCGGTACAACCCTGACTGAACTTCTGGAAATGCGGGTTTATAGAGATGACATCTTAATATATACTGACTTTAATCCAACCCTAGGCGGAACGGGTTCTTACCTTGATGCAGCCGTTCCTGCTTCTGGCTTATATGAATATCAGGTAGTTGGTTATAATAATGAAGGTGAAGGAACCCCGGTTAATGGTGAACTTTGGGTTGGTGAAGATATGCCGGATGCTGTTACCGATCTTGTATTGACTGATGTTAGCACAAATGTGCTTATTGCTCAACTTGACTGGATAAACCCCGCCACAGGCTTGCACGGCGGGTATTTAGCAGGAATTACGGGATACGATATAGAGCGTTCCGATGGAGCTGTTTTTGATTTTGTAGGCTCAACTACCTCCTGGCAGGATTACAGTATTACTGAAAATGGTATGTATTCGTATACTCTAACGCCTTACAATGCCGCAGGCTCTGGTCCCTCTACTACTTCTGCTGAAGTTGCAATTGGTTCTGCTATCATTCAGGTGGGAATTGGTGAGGAATTAAATCATCAATTACCCCTAGTTTTCAATCACATGGACAGCATGGTAGAAGTAGTTTATCTGCAGGAATGGCTGGATGTTGGAATGATTATCAATACTCTCTCCTTCCATGTTTCTATGACCAGCGTTATGAACGGCCCCCGTGATCTGGAAATCTGGCTGGGTTTAACGGCTGAAGCAGACTTGTCAGCTGGTTGGATAGATGGTACTGACCTGGAACAGGTATATAGTGGTTCAATTATTGTACCTCCTGGTGACAGCTGGGTTGAGCTACCTTTGGATGTAGACTATATTTATGAAAATTCAGACAACCTGGTGATGTTGATAATCAGTAATGATGATGATGATTATTTAAATACTGATGCGTGGTGGTGTACAGAGTCCGGAACACCAGCCAGAAGTCGGGTTGATTTTGCTAATAACGCGACCGGTTGGGAATTCAACGCTTTTACGGGTCCCTGGGATGGTGATCAGATCAGATCTCTTTATCCCGATGTAAGATTCGATTATACACCTCTGGGCGGCCCACAAACCCCCGATGAATCTACCGATGTAACATTCGAAGCCGATGCCGGCGGTGCCCTGGAAACGCAAATTGACTGGACCTGCCCAATTTTGAACAACGGTGGTACAATTCTGACAGAGCTTCTGGAAATGCGGGTTTATAGGGATGAATTATTGATCTATACGGACCCAAACCCTACTATGGGTGGATCAGGTTCTTACCTCGATGCAGCTGTTCCTGTTCCCGGCTTAATTGAATATCAAGTAATTGGTTATAATAGTTTCGGGGAAGGATTTCCGGTTTATGGATGGCCATGGGTTGGTGAAGATATGCCGGCTGCAGTTGATAACCTTGTCTTGACGCAAACGTCTCCCGATGCTTTATCCGGAACACTCACCTGGGACAATCCTACTACAGGCTCGCACGGCGGACCGTTCAATGAGCCGATCTTGGGATATCATATAGAGCGTAATGACGGTATGACTTTTGAACTGGGTGGATCAGCGACATCTTATCTGGATGACACAATTCCAATCTCGGCCTACTATTGCTACTCTGTTGTACCCTACAATGTGATTGGTGATGGTCTAGTTATGACTTCCAATTTAGTTCTTATTGCTGATTCTGATCTTTTGATTTTGGAAGACTTCTCAAATGGCGTTCCCCCCACAGGCTGGTATATTGATGGTCTGGGGCAGACTAACTGGTCTTCATCTGCAACTAACTTTGCCGGTGGCATTGTTCCGGAACTAAAGTTTAGCTGGGCACCAGAATTTTATGGAATATCACGCATGTGCTCAAATATTCTGGATACTTCCAGCATGAATGAATTAGCTCTGGAATTCAAGTATAGCCTGAGCCATTATGATACTGGTTTACCATATACAATTGGTGTGGCAACTACTACTGATGGCACAACCTGGAATGATGTCTGGAATCTAATTCCAACCAGTTCAATTCTACCAACAACAGTGAATGTTGATTTTACAAACGCAGACGTTGGCTCAGCTACCTTCCAGATATGCCTTTATTTTGATGGTGATTCCTACTTCAAATATTGGTGGATTGATGACGTGATCCTTACCGGCAATAGCCCTTTAATATTACCTCCGGAGAATATTGCAGTTGATTCTATTCTGGGCTTGGTAACCTGGGATTCACCAGCAGTAGATACAGTTGGTAAAGCTACTAATAATCGTGAATTGACAGGTTACAATGTATATTTGGACGATGTTTTGCAAGGCAATACAACAGAACTTGAATGGCTGTATGATGTACTGTTGATCAATGGTCTAAACTATCAGGCCGGCGTGGAAGCAGTTTATGATGAAGGTACATCCGAAATGGTTATAGTGGATTTTATTTATGAAGGAACAGGTTCAGGTAATATCTTACCTTTGGTAACGGAACTTTCGGGAAATGATCCCAATCCCTTCAACCCCGAAACAACGATCAGCTTCACAACCGCAAATTCAAACAATTTAACGCAGATTGATATTTACAATTTAAAAGGACAAAAGATCAAAACTTTACTGCATGAACAAATTTCAGCCGGGCAACATTCTGTTGTCTGGAATGGTAAAAATAATTCAGATATTTCAGTTTCCAGCGGAGTTTATTTCTACCAAATGAAAAGTGGCAGTTTTGTGGCAACGAAGAAGATGATTTTGCTGAAATAGAACTTTTTGGGGCAGCTCCGGCTGCCCCGGAATTCTGCTTCTGAAGCAGGAATATCATACTGTTTTAAAATATTTTGGAGAAATAATTATGAAGAAAATATTTATGGTTCTCATCGTCAGTTTTCTAATTCTCGGCATTACGCTCAATGCGAAAAATGCTGAAAAAACTATCATGCGAAATGTTAACGGGCTAGCACCTCGACAACTGAGCGGAATATCTAACCATGAACAAATGGTGTTTTCTAATGTAAACCGTGACCCTGATTCCCGGGTTTATGCTTTCAATGCTTATGATCCCAACACAATTATACCTGTAGGACCAGTTACATTCATCTTGAACGATCCGGCCGGTCTTACTTCTTTAGCGGCATCAACAGCTCCCTATCTCATGGCTGGAGCCTGCTGGTTGGCAGAAACCGAGACCTGGTACTGCACTCAGTACGGCGGAGGTTTATATACCATTGATCCTGCTACCGGCACTATGACCTATATAGCTGACTCGATCGGTTTAAATAGTATAGAAACTGATGATTCCGGAATTATGTATGGAACAGACGGCTCTAATTTATACACTGTTGATTGGACAACCGGTGCAACGATGCTGATAGGTTCTCATAATATAGGTTTCGCCATGGCAGGAATAGCCTGTGATGATGCAGGGAACATGTATGGCCTTTCTGTTGATGGAGAAGCTTCAGCTGATCTGTATTTAATCGCTCTGGATACAGGAATTGCAACCTCACTTGGTTCAACAGGGGCGCAACTTTGTTATGCCCAGGACATGGCCTACGATAAAAATGACGGAGTACTTTATGCAGCTGCTTATTTTGGTGACGGAACTCCTTCCGGTTTGTACAGCATCGATACAAATACAGCTGCTATGACCCTAATTGGTGATTTCCCCGATGGGATAGAAGTAGCAGCTCTGGCAATTCCTTATATACTGGCCGAACCAGGTGCACCTGCAGCTCCTGCTGATGTAGTCGTTACTCCTGATGGAAATGGTGGACTGAATTGTGATCTTAGCTGGACCTGCCCGGATTTAACTTTTGGGGGTGATCCTCTTACCGAACTTCTGGAAATGCGGGTTTACCGTGAAGGTATACTTGTTTATTCAGATTCAAATCCTATTATCGGTGGTGCCGGCAACTGCTCAGATTTTGTAACAGCTGCAGGAGTGTATATTTATGAAGTAGTTGGTTATAATAGTGAAGGTGAAAGTCCTGCAGAAGGAGAAGCTGTGTGGATTGGAGAAGATAT is a genomic window of Candidatus Cloacimonadota bacterium containing:
- a CDS encoding T9SS type A sorting domain-containing protein, which produces WTCPTLNNGGTTLTELLEMRVYRDDILIYTDFNPTLGGTGSYLDAAVPASGLYEYQVVGYNNEGEGTPVNGELWVGEDMPDAVTDLVLTDVSTNVLIAQLDWINPATGLHGGYLAGITGYDIERSDGAVFDFVGSTTSWQDYSITENGMYSYTLTPYNAAGSGPSTTSAEVAIGSAIIQVGIGEELNHQLPLVFNHMDSMVEVVYLQEWLDVGMIINTLSFHVSMTSVMNGPRDLEIWLGLTAEADLSAGWIDGTDLEQVYSGSIIVPPGDSWVELPLDVDYIYENSDNLVMLIISNDDDDYLNTDAWWCTESGTPARSRVDFANNATGWEFNAFTGPWDGDQIRSLYPDVRFDYTPLGGPQTPDESTDVTFEADAGGALETQIDWTCPILNNGGTILTELLEMRVYRDELLIYTDPNPTMGGSGSYLDAAVPVPGLIEYQVIGYNSFGEGFPVYGWPWVGEDMPAAVDNLVLTQTSPDALSGTLTWDNPTTGSHGGPFNEPILGYHIERNDGMTFELGGSATSYLDDTIPISAYYCYSVVPYNVIGDGLVMTSNLVLIADSDLLILEDFSNGVPPTGWYIDGLGQTNWSSSATNFAGGIVPELKFSWAPEFYGISRMCSNILDTSSMNELALEFKYSLSHYDTGLPYTIGVATTTDGTTWNDVWNLIPTSSILPTTVNVDFTNADVGSATFQICLYFDGDSYFKYWWIDDVILTGNSPLILPPENIAVDSILGLVTWDSPAVDTVGKATNNRELTGYNVYLDDVLQGNTTELEWLYDVLLINGLNYQAGVEAVYDEGTSEMVIVDFIYEGTGSGNILPLVTELSGNDPNPFNPETTISFTTANSNNLTQIDIYNLKGQKIKTLLHEQISAGQHSVVWNGKNNSDISVSSGVYFYQMKSGSFVATKKMILLK